CGAAATTCGTGTCTTTGCCAAAGTCCTGAAAAGCCAGATCATTCTGAACATAAGGTTTCACGATCTTTTTAAGGCAGTAAATTATTTCTTTTGTTTCCATTCTTTTGGTTCAAAGTTTAAAGTTTAATGTTCAAAGTTTTCTGACCACTTCGTTCTATTCTTGGAATTTTTACATCATCTGAATTTACTAAAAATTGCCACGGCATTCACATCTCCAAACCCGAAACTTGCTTTGGCTACCAGATTTACCTCTCTAAAAATGGATTTCTGCGGAACTTTTTCCCGGCCGGCAATCTCTTCAATTTCCGGATGCAGGTCTTCAGAATTAATATTTCCGAAGAGAAAATCTTCAGATACCTGGAGAATACTCGCTACGCTTTCAACACTTCCGGCAGCGCTAAGGCAATGTCCTGTGAGGCTTTTCAAACTATTGATATACGGGAAATCTTTTCCTTTTAACTCAAGAGCTTCCCTCCAGTTCTTAACTTCTGTAGCATCCATGGAGGTTGCGGTAAGGTGGCCATTAATGGCATCGAGTTCTTCGGGATGGACCCCGGCGTCAAAAATGGCATTTTTGATACATCTTTTCACCCCTTCAGAATTTGGAGCGGTCATGGAACCCTTATTTCTTTGTCCGCCGCTGTTTATATGGCCTCCAAGAACTTCAGCATAGATCTTCGCGCCCCTTTCGAGCGCCGATTCCAGGTCTTCAACTACCACCGCCCCTGCCCCACTCCCGGGAACAAAACCCGCGGCCGACCCGCTCATGGGTCTCGATCCGGCTTCAGGATCAGCGTTGTATTTATGCGGAAGGATTCGCATGGCATCAAAACCGCCCCACACGTAAGGCCCGCTGTCACTACAACTGCCTGCTAGGATACGTTCGGCCTTCCCGGCCCGTATTCTGTCGGCTGCCATTAGTATAGCTTCTGTACCAGTAGTGCAGGCCGAGGAATTGGTGGTGACCTGGTTGCCGCAGGCGAGCTTGCTGTTGAGATAGGCACTAACCCCGCTGGCCATGGTTTGAATTACGCTCGTGCTTCCAAGCCTGCGGGTGTTTTTGTCGTCAATTAAATGAATGGCTTCGCGGAATTTATCCACGCCCAATATCCCGGTGCCAAATATGATCCCGTTATCCCAGTCTGTTTCTGCTTCGGGGCCTAGCGGCAAGCCTGCGTCTTTCCAGGCATCAACACCCGAGATCACTCCGTAAACAATGCCGCTGCTGTTTAGCCCGCGCAGCTCCAGGTTAGTAAAATAATCTTTCAGCATTTCCTCCGGGATTTCAGGTTTTCCGGCAATCTGGCACCTGAACTTAAGGCGCTCGAGTTCTGGCTGAAATTTTATTCCGCTTTTGCCTTTTTTGAGGGCTTCAGAAAATGGAGTTAAGCCTACGCCGTTTGGAGCGGCCACGCCCATTCCTGTAATCACCACTCTTCTGTTCATTCCGCTTTTATCATTCCTGAAATTTCCCCTCTGCATACGAGCTTTTCTTCAGCATTAAACATGTGTACCTTGCATTTCAACTTATTGAACCTGAAATAAACCTTTTCTGAAACCACAGTCACTTTTTCCCCCGGCAGCACCGGTAAAAAATAATCTATTGATTCATTTGACAAAGCCACACCAAAATTTTTTAATTCTTCATTCTTCAGCAGAAAAATTCCGAGGCAAACCACGCCAATTTGCGCCATACATTCTGTGAGAATTACTCCCGGCGTCACCGGATTATCTTTAAAATGTCCCCGGTAAAAATCAGCTTCTTCCTTAAAAGTATAGGTGCCTGAAATGCCATTTTCAGACACCTCTTTTAGTTCATCTACAAAGAGGAAAGGTTCTGAATAGGGAAGTAAATTTATTAGAGATTCAAAATTCAAGGTTCAAAATTCAAGATTAAAAACTGCCAACTTATAACTGATCACTGCCCACTTATAACTGATCACTGCCCACTTTATTTAAGGTGTTCCCCACCGTTAACCGGAATTATGGTACCTGTGATCCAGCTGGCTTCATCTTTGCTCAACAAATAAACAGCATTGGCAACATCGGCCGGTGTGGTGAGCCTTTTGAAAGGATTTCGCTTTAAAGCATGCTGCCGCAGGCTTTCATAACCCGGAATCAATTCAAGAGACCGCGTTACCGTAACCCCGGCCTGAATGCAGTTTGCCCGAATGCCTTCGGGGGCAAACTCGAGCGCAATGCTTCGGGTTATGGCTTCCAAAGCCACCTTGGCTGCCGAAACTGCCGCATAATCTTTCCAGGCCTTGATATTGCCTTCGCTGGTGAAAGAGAGTATCCTTGCATCTTTTGCAAACAAACCCGCATCAAAAATAAGCCTCGTCCAGTCGTACAGGCTAATCGCCATGGCATCTATGGTCTGTTGAAAATCGTCATTTTTTAAGGTGGGTTCTTTTCCCAGCATAGACTTCAGGTTTCCCTTGGAAATGCTGTGCAACATGGTACGGACTTTCCCCGATTCCCCAAGAATTTCCTGCATTTCCTGTTTGATCTCTTCCCTTCGGTCTTTGCGGGTGGCATCGCGATTAAAGGAATGCAGCTGTACCCCCAGCCCGCGAATCTCGTTAAAAGCCGATTTTATCTCGGGCAAATCATCTTTCCGGTCCCGGTGCACCACCAGGATGTTCATACCGTGCCGGGCCAGTTTTTTGGCCGAAGCAAAACCCAGGCCACTGCTTCCGCCAAGTACCAGGGCCCAGTAATTCTTTCCTTCAAATTCCTTTACCATTCTAAAAGTATTTTTTGAGCCGAAAAGCCGGGGCCAAAGCTTAGCATAAGGCCCTGTTCCCCTTTCTCTTTTGGCCGGTTTAAAAACCTTTCCAGGACATAGAGTACGGTTGCGCTGCTCATATTGCCGTAAAGCCGCAACACTTCTTTGGTGTCATCTATATTCTTACCTAATTTACCAAAAAGATCTTCAACCGTTTGCACAATTTTTTTTCCGCCGGGATGAAAAATTAGATGGTCTACTTTTTCAATGGAAGAATTGTGCTTTTTGAGGAACGGATGGATGATCTCTGGAAAATGATCGGCAATGGTTTGTGGCACTTCCTGATCAAGCAGCATTTTGAGACCGGAATTGGTCAAATCAAAACCCATCATGTGGGTGGCGTCAAAAAAATGGTACATATCATCCCCCAGTATTTTTGGCCCGGGGGCATCTTCTTCCGAAGACATTAACACACAGGCTGCGCCATCTCCAAAAATTGCAGCACTCACCATGTTGGCCATCGAGAAATCATCAAGCTGAAAAGTAGCCGTAGGGCTTTCAACGGCAATAACAGCAGCTCTCTTCCCCGGGTTGGCTTTTAAAAAATTATTGGCGTAGATCATCCCCGAAATCCCGGCGGCACAACCCATTTCGGTGACCGGCAACCTGGTAATATCCTGCTTCATTTGCAGTTCGTTGATGAGAAAAGCGTCTAAAGAAGGGATCATGATGCCGGTGCAGCTCACGCTGATGATATAATCTACAGAATTGGCTTCCCAACCGGCTTGTTCCAGAGCCTTTTTTAATACTTTGGCGCCCAGTTTTTTAACTTCCCTACTGTAAATACGGTTCTTATCTTCAAAAGAAGTCGCCGTAAAAACTTCGGAAGGATCCATGATAGAATATCGTTTATCTACAGCAGCACCTTCAAAGATCTTAACCACTTTTCTTTTGAACCGCTCCTCCTGCCCGTCGAGCCAGGTTTCCACAAAGGGAATTACCTCTGCGGTTTCACGTGAGTAAGGCGGAAGTTGTTTTGCTACTGTGGCTATTTTTACGCTCATGTTTTTATTTGTATAAGATCCATTGATATCTAAATGCCCATTTTTCATTGATCTCCTGGCGGCTCGGCTCGAGATCTTTTCCCAATGCCTGCAGTTCCTCCTTTTTAAAACTTCTCAAGATCGAGGTGAGCCCATCTTTACGGTTGATCTCCCGAATCCCAAAGGCCAGGCAAAAGACCTTAAAAAGATAATAGGCACGCCGGCTTCTCTTGAGATCATTTATGACGACCCCTATTTTCGCTTTCTGAACGAAAACCTTCATCAGCTTTTTGATCTCTTCATTAGAAAAGTGGTGCAGGGTTAAGGTACATAAAATTATATCGGCTTCCAGAGGTTTAAATTCTTCAGAAAAAACATCCATGCCTTTGAAAGAAACCTCGGGATAAGAAGACAGGTTTTTTTCGGCAATTTCCCTGGCATTCCTGTTAGCGTCTATGCCCGTCAATTCAAATTTCTGGCCGGTCTCACGGCCTAAGCGCGCCACTTCTTTAAGTACGCTGCCGTTGCCACAGCCCACATCAATGATCTTTACCGGACTCCTAAAACTGGCATTTTTGAGAAGTTTTTCCACACCCTGCAGGGTGATCTTATTGCCGCCCAGCCAGCGGTTCACCTTATCGAGATCCTGCAGCGTTTTTTCCAGCTCCTCACCCCGCATATCGAGATCGTCCATAATCTCTTTTTGGGCAGATCTTGTTTGAGTATTAACCATTATACGATGGGTTTTCCGTGGGTTTGTTTTATGATTCCCGGCAGCACAAATGGAACTTTCGAAATTATGGCCTGGGAAACTTCTGCCAGTTTTTCTTTTAAAAGCAGCTTTTGCAGCAAAGATGCTGTCTTAAATCTCCTGCGGAACATCTTTTCCCACCGCTGCTTATAAGCTGTCTCCATTTCTGCCCGCTTAGTACCATTTACAAAGTGATCCAAAATTTCTTCGGAAGCTATTTTGGCACTGTGAATCGCTATGGCCATCCCGTTACCGCACAAGGGATGTATTAGCCCCGCCGCATCTCCCAGCATAAGCATGTGATCTTTAACGGCTTCTTTTTTGCTGAAGGAGACTTGTGCAATAGTGAGCGGTTTTTCAAACACCGGCGAAGCTTCAGCTAAAAAACTATCCAGAAAGGGGTTTTTCCGAAGCACTTTTTTATTGAACTTTTCGGGGTCTTTAAAAGTCCTGAAGCTTTTGTAGGTGGCGAGATAACACATGTTAATGTGATTATTTTCGGTTTTTGAAAGTCCGCAATACCCGCCTTTAAAATTGTGCAAACCTACCAGGTCATCAGGAAAATCCTTCAGGCGGTAATGATTTTTAACTGCGACCCAAGGTGCTGATTCTTTAAAAAAGTTACGATCCAGGTTCTTATCGAGCAACGACCTTTTTCCGAAGCTGCCAAGAACATAATCGGCCTTGTACTCGGCTTCTGTTGAAACTACTTTAAACTCACCTTCCAAAAATGTCATTTCGAGCAGCTTTTCCCGGAGTATTTCCACGCCGTTGGCTTTGGCAGTTTCAAAAAGCAGGTTGTCTAATGCGTAACGGCTCACGCCCAGCGCGCCCATGGGTAAAGTGAGGTCAATTGCCTTTCCGGAAGGCGTACTGTAGCATAATTTGTCGATTTTTTTAGCTTTTAGCTCCCGCCACGGAATTTGAAGCGCATTAAAATAAGGAACCACCTCGCGGGACAAATATTCGCCGCAGACTTTATGCCGCGGAAAAACATCCTTCTCAAAAAGAGTGATTTTTTGCCCTTTTTGAGCCAGGTGTATTGCAGCTGTTAAACCTGCGAGCCCGCCACCTGCGATGATGATTCTGTTGGTCATTTCAGGAATTTATGTGGTATAAAAA
This Salinimicrobium tongyeongense DNA region includes the following protein-coding sequences:
- a CDS encoding beta-ketoacyl-[acyl-carrier-protein] synthase family protein; translated protein: MNRRVVITGMGVAAPNGVGLTPFSEALKKGKSGIKFQPELERLKFRCQIAGKPEIPEEMLKDYFTNLELRGLNSSGIVYGVISGVDAWKDAGLPLGPEAETDWDNGIIFGTGILGVDKFREAIHLIDDKNTRRLGSTSVIQTMASGVSAYLNSKLACGNQVTTNSSACTTGTEAILMAADRIRAGKAERILAGSCSDSGPYVWGGFDAMRILPHKYNADPEAGSRPMSGSAAGFVPGSGAGAVVVEDLESALERGAKIYAEVLGGHINSGGQRNKGSMTAPNSEGVKRCIKNAIFDAGVHPEELDAINGHLTATSMDATEVKNWREALELKGKDFPYINSLKSLTGHCLSAAGSVESVASILQVSEDFLFGNINSEDLHPEIEEIAGREKVPQKSIFREVNLVAKASFGFGDVNAVAIFSKFR
- a CDS encoding methyltransferase domain-containing protein, giving the protein MVNTQTRSAQKEIMDDLDMRGEELEKTLQDLDKVNRWLGGNKITLQGVEKLLKNASFRSPVKIIDVGCGNGSVLKEVARLGRETGQKFELTGIDANRNAREIAEKNLSSYPEVSFKGMDVFSEEFKPLEADIILCTLTLHHFSNEEIKKLMKVFVQKAKIGVVINDLKRSRRAYYLFKVFCLAFGIREINRKDGLTSILRSFKKEELQALGKDLEPSRQEINEKWAFRYQWILYK
- a CDS encoding NAD(P)/FAD-dependent oxidoreductase; translated protein: MTNRIIIAGGGLAGLTAAIHLAQKGQKITLFEKDVFPRHKVCGEYLSREVVPYFNALQIPWRELKAKKIDKLCYSTPSGKAIDLTLPMGALGVSRYALDNLLFETAKANGVEILREKLLEMTFLEGEFKVVSTEAEYKADYVLGSFGKRSLLDKNLDRNFFKESAPWVAVKNHYRLKDFPDDLVGLHNFKGGYCGLSKTENNHINMCYLATYKSFRTFKDPEKFNKKVLRKNPFLDSFLAEASPVFEKPLTIAQVSFSKKEAVKDHMLMLGDAAGLIHPLCGNGMAIAIHSAKIASEEILDHFVNGTKRAEMETAYKQRWEKMFRRRFKTASLLQKLLLKEKLAEVSQAIISKVPFVLPGIIKQTHGKPIV
- a CDS encoding enoyl-ACP reductase FabI; this encodes MVKEFEGKNYWALVLGGSSGLGFASAKKLARHGMNILVVHRDRKDDLPEIKSAFNEIRGLGVQLHSFNRDATRKDRREEIKQEMQEILGESGKVRTMLHSISKGNLKSMLGKEPTLKNDDFQQTIDAMAISLYDWTRLIFDAGLFAKDARILSFTSEGNIKAWKDYAAVSAAKVALEAITRSIALEFAPEGIRANCIQAGVTVTRSLELIPGYESLRQHALKRNPFKRLTTPADVANAVYLLSKDEASWITGTIIPVNGGEHLK
- a CDS encoding type III polyketide synthase, with product MSVKIATVAKQLPPYSRETAEVIPFVETWLDGQEERFKRKVVKIFEGAAVDKRYSIMDPSEVFTATSFEDKNRIYSREVKKLGAKVLKKALEQAGWEANSVDYIISVSCTGIMIPSLDAFLINELQMKQDITRLPVTEMGCAAGISGMIYANNFLKANPGKRAAVIAVESPTATFQLDDFSMANMVSAAIFGDGAACVLMSSEEDAPGPKILGDDMYHFFDATHMMGFDLTNSGLKMLLDQEVPQTIADHFPEIIHPFLKKHNSSIEKVDHLIFHPGGKKIVQTVEDLFGKLGKNIDDTKEVLRLYGNMSSATVLYVLERFLNRPKEKGEQGLMLSFGPGFSAQKILLEW
- a CDS encoding 3-hydroxyacyl-ACP dehydratase FabZ family protein; this translates as MNFESLINLLPYSEPFLFVDELKEVSENGISGTYTFKEEADFYRGHFKDNPVTPGVILTECMAQIGVVCLGIFLLKNEELKNFGVALSNESIDYFLPVLPGEKVTVVSEKVYFRFNKLKCKVHMFNAEEKLVCRGEISGMIKAE